DNA from Aerosakkonema funiforme FACHB-1375:
ATTACCAGCTGCCGGGAAAGATTATTGGATTCGGGAAAATCTGCCAGATGCGAAAGTAATCTCTCTCGATGAATTGCGAAAAATCCTGAAAATATCCCCAAGAGACGAGCAAGGTGAGGTGATCGAGAAAGCCAAATCAATGGCGAAAGAATACCTGAGATCCCATCAATCTTTTGTTTGGAATGCTACAAATATTTCTCGGCAATTGCGTTCTGGTTTGATTAGTTTATTTTCGGCATATCAAGCACGAATTCGGATTGTTTACTTAGAAGTTCCTTGGGAAGAGTTGCTGCGACGCAATAGCGATCGCAATTGCGTCGTCCCCGAAGCTGTAATATGGAAAATGTCGCAGCGATTGGAAGTGCCAGACATCACGGAAGCTCATATAGTAGATTGGCTTGTCGATGCGGGATAGCGCTCAGATGGTAGCGAAGACAGCGCACCTAATAGAGTAAGTAGTTCGTAGGGTTTGTCAGAACTGATAAAATTAGGGTACTCTCCAAAAATTTTGGTTTTGACGAGCCTACGTATAAAATTTCAACGGTATGAGTTACGATAACGCTTGTAAGTATTTAGCAGAACGTTTTCCGGCTGATTTTACCCGGTGGCTTTTAGGAACGGAAACCGCTAGAATTAGAGTATTGAAAACAGAACTAGATCTAGAACCAATTCGGGCAGATTCGGTTAGCTTTTTGCGAGTTGGCGATCGAATTTTGCATTTAGAATTTGAAACCGATCCCTATTCCAAACCGCCGATTCCTTTCCGAATGTTAGATTATTCAGTCAGGTTAAAGCGGAAATACGATCGGGATGTAGAACAATTTGTCATCTTTTTGCAGCAAAGTTCTAACGAAATAGTTTTCACCACCGAATATAGGGATAGAACCACAGTCCACCAGTATAACGTAATTCGTTTGTGGGAACAAGACCCTGCCATATTTTTAGATAATCCTGGTTTGTTACCTTTGGCGGTATTGACGAAGAGTGATTCGCCCCGAACTTTGTTGGAACGAGTTGCCGAAAGACTTGATAGAATAGAAAACACACAACGACGACAAGGAGTCGCTGCTTGTACTGGAATTTTAGCTGGTTTACGCCTTGAAGCAAATTTAATCCGTTCCATTTTGAGGGTTGATATTATGCGACAATCTGCTTTTTATCAAGATATTATCCAAGAAGGAAGACAAGACGAAGCACTGTTATTTGTTACCCGCCTATTACAGCGCAAATTTGGGGAAATTGATGTTGTAATTCAAGAAAAAATCCGCAGTTTATCTGTCGAAGAATTAGAAAATTTGGGAGAAGATTTATTAGAGTTTTCCGCAGTCGCAGATTTAGAGGCGTGGTTGGGATAACTGCAACTCTAATCCCACATCTCATTCCAATGG
Protein-coding regions in this window:
- a CDS encoding DUF4351 domain-containing protein, giving the protein MSYDNACKYLAERFPADFTRWLLGTETARIRVLKTELDLEPIRADSVSFLRVGDRILHLEFETDPYSKPPIPFRMLDYSVRLKRKYDRDVEQFVIFLQQSSNEIVFTTEYRDRTTVHQYNVIRLWEQDPAIFLDNPGLLPLAVLTKSDSPRTLLERVAERLDRIENTQRRQGVAACTGILAGLRLEANLIRSILRVDIMRQSAFYQDIIQEGRQDEALLFVTRLLQRKFGEIDVVIQEKIRSLSVEELENLGEDLLEFSAVADLEAWLG